In a single window of the Agrobacterium vitis genome:
- a CDS encoding alpha/beta hydrolase — protein sequence MFDETLYLQRPDGARIAYHHQQAENDGKAILLVNHGLIEHSLRYRRFAVFMAASGFHVYAHDHRGHGETQAPNAPLGRFARKDGVSLVIDDAKAIRDLAIANHPGLPVLLFGHSMGGLIALRTATQFPESFQALAIWNSNFNNGIETRFARLVLKIERALKGSDVPSLLMARATFEAWGKSVSGRRTLFDWLSRDDAEVDLYANDPLCRFQASNSLWMDVLDLTAQTATLPRLARLRTNLPIHLVGGGQDPATKGGEATRALDRRLRQSGLTDVTLTLYPAMRHETLNEIGRDEAMAAFRDWARKALGLEAVHSGLE from the coding sequence ATGTTTGACGAAACGCTTTACCTGCAAAGGCCGGATGGTGCCCGGATCGCCTACCATCATCAACAAGCAGAAAATGACGGCAAGGCCATTCTGCTCGTCAATCACGGGCTGATCGAACATTCGCTTCGCTATCGCCGCTTTGCCGTCTTCATGGCGGCCTCGGGCTTTCACGTCTATGCCCATGACCACCGTGGACACGGAGAAACCCAGGCCCCGAATGCGCCGCTTGGCCGCTTTGCGCGAAAGGATGGGGTGTCGCTGGTGATAGACGATGCCAAGGCAATCCGCGACCTGGCCATTGCCAACCATCCCGGCCTGCCGGTTCTGCTGTTTGGTCATTCCATGGGCGGGCTGATCGCGCTGCGCACCGCCACGCAATTCCCGGAGAGCTTTCAAGCGCTGGCGATATGGAATTCCAATTTCAACAACGGTATTGAGACCCGGTTCGCCCGGCTGGTTCTGAAGATCGAGCGCGCATTGAAAGGGTCTGACGTGCCAAGCCTGCTGATGGCCAGGGCAACCTTCGAGGCCTGGGGCAAGTCCGTATCCGGCAGGCGCACTTTGTTCGATTGGCTGAGCCGCGATGACGCGGAAGTCGATCTCTATGCCAATGATCCGCTCTGCCGGTTTCAGGCCAGCAATTCCCTGTGGATGGACGTGCTTGACCTGACGGCGCAGACGGCCACCCTGCCCCGCCTTGCCCGGCTGCGGACCAACCTGCCCATTCATCTGGTCGGCGGCGGGCAGGACCCGGCCACCAAAGGCGGCGAGGCCACCCGCGCACTGGACCGCCGCCTGCGGCAATCCGGTCTGACCGATGTCACGCTGACCCTTTATCCCGCCATGCGGCATGAAACGCTGAACGAAATTGGCCGAGACGAGGCCATGGCGGCGTTTCGGGATTGGGCGCGAAAGGCGCTGGGCCTAGAGGCCGTTCATTCCGGCTTGGAATGA
- a CDS encoding ribonuclease T2 family protein: MKHFHYLGLAAAVFLTCHPSFSAEKGRTTSILAVSWQPGFCETKPDKPECKSQTADRYDASHFTLHGLWPMRQNYCGVDQADIDADKKSRWTDLPEVTLSASTRQALDRVMPGTQSSLERHEWIKHGTCTGLGQQDYFAEAIALIETLNGSAVNGLFAANVGKTVTQEDVQTAFDASFGTGAGRRVKMSCEQDGNRRIVTELTIGLGDGDAGTPLQERIQAAGSTKFDCNQGIVDPVGLQ; this comes from the coding sequence ATGAAGCATTTTCACTATCTGGGTCTGGCTGCGGCGGTCTTTCTGACCTGTCATCCGTCTTTCTCAGCGGAAAAAGGCAGGACGACCAGCATTCTGGCCGTCAGCTGGCAGCCGGGTTTTTGCGAGACCAAGCCGGACAAGCCGGAATGCAAGAGCCAGACGGCGGACCGCTATGATGCCAGCCATTTTACTCTGCACGGGCTGTGGCCGATGCGCCAGAACTATTGCGGCGTTGATCAGGCCGATATCGATGCCGACAAGAAAAGCCGCTGGACCGATCTGCCGGAGGTGACGCTGTCTGCCTCCACTCGTCAGGCGTTGGACCGGGTCATGCCCGGCACCCAGTCATCATTGGAACGGCATGAATGGATCAAGCATGGCACCTGCACCGGTCTTGGTCAGCAAGACTATTTTGCCGAGGCGATCGCGCTGATCGAGACCCTGAACGGTTCGGCGGTCAACGGTCTGTTTGCCGCCAATGTGGGCAAGACGGTCACCCAGGAAGATGTGCAGACAGCGTTTGATGCCAGCTTTGGTACGGGTGCTGGACGGCGGGTGAAAATGAGCTGTGAACAAGACGGCAACAGACGGATTGTGACGGAGCTGACCATAGGACTTGGCGATGGCGATGCCGGGACGCCGCTGCAGGAGCGCATCCAGGCGGCAGGCTCAACCAAGTTCGATTGCAACCAGGGTATTGTCGATCCGGTTGGGCTGCAATGA
- the ettA gene encoding energy-dependent translational throttle protein EttA, with translation MARQFIYHMSGLNKSYGAKKILENVNLSFYPDAKIGILGPNGAGKSTVLRIIAGLDKEYTGEAWLAEGATMGYLEQEPKLNPDKTVFENVMEGVASKTAVLDRYNELMMNYSDETADEGAKLQDIIDSQNLWDLENQVEMAMDALRCPPGDSDVTSLSGGERRRVALCKLLLSKPDLLLLDEPTNHLDAETIGWLENHLREYPGSVLMITHDRYFLDNVTGWILELDRGRGIPYEGNYSAYLQAKAKRLMQESREDASRQKALSREQEWIASSPKARQAKSKARIKSYEQLVEAADKQRPGDAQIIIPVSERLGQVVIELDGISKSYGDRLLIDNLSLKLPPGGIVGVIGPNGAGKTTLFRMITGQETPDSGTVKVGDSVQLGYVDQSRDTLAADKTVWEEISGGAEIIKLGKFDMNSRAYCGAFNFKGGDQQQKVGNLSGGQRNRVHLAKMLKAGGNVLLLDEPTNDLDTETLGALENALESFAGCAIIISHDRMFLDRLATHILAFEGDSHVEWFEGNFEDYEKDKIRRLGAESVNPKRVSYKRLTR, from the coding sequence ATGGCACGTCAGTTCATCTACCACATGTCCGGGCTTAACAAGTCCTATGGCGCCAAGAAGATCCTTGAGAACGTCAACCTGTCCTTCTATCCCGATGCCAAGATCGGTATTCTCGGCCCGAACGGTGCCGGTAAATCGACGGTTTTGCGCATTATCGCCGGTCTCGACAAGGAATATACCGGTGAAGCCTGGCTCGCCGAAGGCGCGACCATGGGCTATCTGGAGCAGGAACCGAAGCTGAACCCTGATAAGACCGTGTTCGAAAACGTCATGGAAGGCGTTGCTTCCAAGACTGCCGTCCTCGACCGTTACAACGAGTTGATGATGAATTACTCGGACGAGACGGCGGACGAGGGCGCAAAGCTTCAAGATATTATCGACAGCCAGAACCTCTGGGATCTGGAAAATCAGGTCGAAATGGCGATGGATGCGCTGCGTTGCCCGCCCGGCGACAGCGATGTGACCAGCCTTTCCGGTGGTGAACGCCGCCGCGTGGCGCTGTGCAAGCTGCTGCTGTCAAAGCCCGACCTGCTGCTGCTCGACGAACCAACCAACCATCTGGACGCTGAAACCATCGGCTGGCTGGAAAACCACCTGCGGGAATATCCCGGCTCCGTGCTGATGATTACCCACGATCGCTACTTCCTGGACAATGTCACCGGCTGGATTCTCGAACTCGACCGTGGCCGTGGCATTCCTTACGAAGGCAATTACTCGGCCTATCTGCAAGCCAAGGCCAAGCGCCTGATGCAGGAAAGCCGCGAAGATGCGTCGCGCCAGAAGGCGCTGTCGCGCGAGCAGGAATGGATCGCATCCAGCCCGAAGGCCCGTCAGGCCAAGTCCAAGGCGCGTATCAAGTCCTATGAGCAGTTGGTGGAAGCGGCTGACAAGCAGCGTCCCGGCGATGCGCAGATCATCATTCCCGTCAGCGAACGACTGGGCCAGGTGGTGATCGAACTGGACGGGATTTCCAAGTCCTATGGTGACCGTCTGCTGATCGACAATCTGAGCCTGAAACTGCCGCCAGGCGGCATTGTCGGCGTGATCGGCCCGAACGGTGCCGGTAAGACGACGCTGTTTCGGATGATCACCGGCCAGGAAACGCCGGATTCCGGCACGGTCAAAGTCGGCGATAGCGTGCAGCTCGGTTATGTCGACCAGAGCCGCGATACTTTGGCTGCCGACAAGACGGTTTGGGAAGAAATTTCCGGTGGTGCCGAAATCATCAAGCTCGGCAAGTTCGACATGAACTCCCGCGCTTATTGCGGTGCCTTCAACTTCAAGGGCGGCGACCAGCAACAGAAGGTCGGCAATCTCTCCGGCGGTCAGCGCAACCGCGTGCATCTGGCCAAGATGCTGAAGGCTGGCGGCAATGTTCTGCTGCTCGACGAACCGACCAACGACCTCGATACCGAAACGCTCGGTGCGCTGGAAAATGCGCTGGAAAGCTTTGCCGGCTGCGCGATCATCATCTCGCATGACCGCATGTTCCTCGACCGTCTGGCCACCCACATTCTCGCCTTCGAAGGCGACAGCCACGTGGAATGGTTCGAAGGCAATTTCGAGGACTATGAAAAGGACAAGATCCGCCGCTTGGGCGCCGAAAGCGTCAATCCGAAGCGCGTCAGCTACAAGCGCCTGACCCGGTAA